CCCCGCGGCGGATTTGATCCGAACATCAACAAGGAAAGTGATGAGCATCACAATTTCACCATGCAGACGGTGACCATCCTGCAAAACCAAAAAGGCAAAGATACCGCGGTGATCCAGGCGGCAAACGCCCGAACCAAGGAAGACGATCTGGAGGTGGTCATTCTCGACAAGGTCAAGGCGGAGGTTTTTGACGACAACGGCCGGGTCACCGAGATCGCCTCGCAAAGCGGGGAATATAATATGGTCAATAAGATGCTCACCCTGGCCAAGGATGTGGTGGTCAATAAAACAGAGGACAAGCAGTTCCTCTATACCGACCTGCTCTACTACGACAGCGACAAACGCACGGTCAACTCGCCGGGCAAGACCACGATGAAAA
This DNA window, taken from Desulforhopalus sp., encodes the following:
- the lptC gene encoding LPS export ABC transporter periplasmic protein LptC, coding for MKYHRNTIWLVPLAFLVTFPLWSGPVGDFLTPRGGFDPNINKESDEHHNFTMQTVTILQNQKGKDTAVIQAANARTKEDDLEVVILDKVKAEVFDDNGRVTEIASQSGEYNMVNKMLTLAKDVVVNKTEDKQFLYTDLLYYDSDKRTVNSPGKTTMKSESAEIVGGSLDYDINTQTYVVGNKVKCLIQGFISP